The genomic segment AACAGCTTTTCGAGGCTAAGCCGCAAGCCGGAAGCTATTCCGTCGGCTTTAACGTTATAAAAGTCGCACATTTCCATTGCCCGTTTCAGGTGGAACTGATCGGAGACAATAATAATTTTTTTAAGTCCTCTTTTGTCAATAAGGTTTTCTTTAATATATTCAATCTGTTCCGAAGTTGAGGATGTTTTTCTTTCGATCCAGATATTCTCGGGATCGACGCCGTAACGGACCAGATACTTATAAGCTACTTCAGCCTCGCTCATCTCGCCGGGAGCGTTGCCGCCGGTAACGAGGAGTTTTTTCACCATTCCCGCGTTGTAGAGGTTATTTGCCTTCCCTATTCTTGAGGCAAAAATAGGGCTGGGTCTGTTCTTCGAGTAAACCGCAGCGCCCAGTATAACGGCAACATCAGCCCTCGAGCCGTCCTTGAAATATTTCTCTGAATTATCCTCATATTCATTTTCATGAATAAAGGCGCCAATAACCAGTACAAAAATAACAAATAGTGAATACAATAACGAACGCAAGTACAAATAATTATTATTCCTGAAAACAATCAGCCAGGTTGCAGCAGTCAGATAAAACAGGAGAAACTGAAAAATCGAAAACATCAGGGCCACATAAATATTCTCAAGAGGATAACCGAATAAATATTTAAATGGCAGGGGTAAATTAAACTCTTTAATGAATAAAGTAAATATAAGCGGAATATTCATAACAAGCGTAATAAATAAAAGTCCGTAGAGCTTTTTAATTTCTATTTTTTCGGGGTAGAAAAAAAGAATTGCAAAGCCGAGGGCAGGGATCAGTGTAAAGAGGAAATTCAGTATATTGCCCGTGCTCCTGGGGTTAAATTCCAATATTGAGAGATTCTTATGAGAATACTTGCTCAGGTAAAGGAATACCAGGTCGAACAGCAATATAAGAATAATGGACGTGCATATCCTTCTTTTAGCAATGGCATTATTTTTTTGTCCAGCTGAAGCCATTATTTCTCATAACCAGGTTTAATGACCACATTTACTCTTTGTGAGTCCTTGTCTATTCCGACCTCTGAATTTACCTCAAAGATTTTGTATATATTTTCCTTTGTCAGGATTCTGTCAGTTTTGTCGTCCTCAATAATTCCCCCCTGTTTCATCAGTATGATCCTCGAGCTGTAGAAGCCCGCGAGATTAAGGTCGTGTGAAACGCTCAGGACAGTAAGCCCCTTCTTTTCATTCAGGCTTTTGATCAGGTTGAATACTGAAAGCTGATGTTTAATGTCGAGGTGTGAATTTGGTTCATCGAGCAGTATGAGTTTCGGTTCCTGAACGATTGCGCGGGCAATAAAAGCTCTTTGAGCCTCTCCGCCTGAGACCTCATTGATTCCTTTGTCCTTCAGGTGAGCGATATCAACCATTTCAATAGCTTCCATAACGCGGTCGTGGTCCTCTTTTTTCTCGTAGCCGAACATATTCAGGTACGGAGTGCGCCCCATCATGACAATTTCATAGATTGAAAATGGGAAAATAGCCAGCGATGACTGAGGCACAAAGGCTATTGCCCTGGCAAGAGATTTCCTGGAAAGGTTCCTGTAATTCCGCCCCAGAAGGGTGATCTCACCCCGTGAAGGCTTTAAGAGTCCGGTAATTACTTTCAACAGGGTAGATTTGCCCGAACCATTTGGGCCCAGAACGGAGATAAATTCCCCGTCATCAATAGTCAGGTGGATGTCGTTGAGCTGAAATTCAGTTTCATCCTTTGAAGAACTATTATAGGAAAAGCAAATATTCTTTAATTCAACCAGAGGCATATTATTTGTAAAAAATCTAGTTCAAATTAAGGAAAAAATGCGCTCTATTCAAGAATATTTAAGTCCCTCATAGCTTCTTTTAATTCCTCAAAGGAGAAGACGGGGCGTCTGCAGGTATAATTCTGGCAGATGTAGTAGGTAATTTTTCCCTCAATTACCCTTTTCCCCTTCTGGAGTTCAATTTTTGCCGGGCTGCCCTCGGTGCGGCAGGAGAGGATTGAGAACGGGAAAAACTCATTAAAAAAGAGTCTTATTACCTCTTTCATCTCAAGTTCGGTATTTGTTACGACGGCAACTTCACGCGGCTTCATGAAGTCGTAGTATACGGCCGAGAGCATATAGGAAAAGCTTTCCGGGTGTTTTATAAGGAGGTCGTGCATATAAGAGTAATCCATCCTGGCAATTTCAGCAAAGCGCTGTTTATTGCTAAAGACAGCAAGTTTAAGGAGAGCCGTTACGGCCGAAGAGTTGCCCGAAGGGACTGCCTGGTCGTAGAGTTCTTTGGTTCTTAAGATGAGGCCGGGAGATTGCCTCGGGGCGAAATAAAAATCATAGGAGGCCGGGTCGTAGAAATTTTCTATCATTATTTCGCAGAGCGTGTCTGCCCTTTCAAGCCAGACTTCCTCAGATGTCACCTCATATAGGGAGATGAAAGCCTCCAGGG from the Ignavibacteria bacterium genome contains:
- a CDS encoding DUF218 domain-containing protein → MASAGQKNNAIAKRRICTSIILILLFDLVFLYLSKYSHKNLSILEFNPRSTGNILNFLFTLIPALGFAILFFYPEKIEIKKLYGLLFITLVMNIPLIFTLFIKEFNLPLPFKYLFGYPLENIYVALMFSIFQFLLFYLTAATWLIVFRNNNYLYLRSLLYSLFVIFVLVIGAFIHENEYEDNSEKYFKDGSRADVAVILGAAVYSKNRPSPIFASRIGKANNLYNAGMVKKLLVTGGNAPGEMSEAEVAYKYLVRYGVDPENIWIERKTSSTSEQIEYIKENLIDKRGLKKIIIVSDQFHLKRAMEMCDFYNVKADGIASGLRLSLEKLFFYKFRDSLALLLFWLFAL
- a CDS encoding ABC transporter ATP-binding protein — encoded protein: MPLVELKNICFSYNSSSKDETEFQLNDIHLTIDDGEFISVLGPNGSGKSTLLKVITGLLKPSRGEITLLGRNYRNLSRKSLARAIAFVPQSSLAIFPFSIYEIVMMGRTPYLNMFGYEKKEDHDRVMEAIEMVDIAHLKDKGINEVSGGEAQRAFIARAIVQEPKLILLDEPNSHLDIKHQLSVFNLIKSLNEKKGLTVLSVSHDLNLAGFYSSRIILMKQGGIIEDDKTDRILTKENIYKIFEVNSEVGIDKDSQRVNVVIKPGYEK